Proteins encoded by one window of Pempheris klunzingeri isolate RE-2024b chromosome 14, fPemKlu1.hap1, whole genome shotgun sequence:
- the map7d2a gene encoding LOW QUALITY PROTEIN: MAP7 domain-containing protein 2a (The sequence of the model RefSeq protein was modified relative to this genomic sequence to represent the inferred CDS: substituted 1 base at 1 genomic stop codon), protein MAKTVASTNAITGEKMEPPSITLLPDKRSPTNGHSSPARTGKTILWRXCHSSKLHVLSLSPPVMVIPAPSNTEKKPHINGHASPSHLAANIANNHAGKQIVEGYMKTDDRMRLAKERREERERSLAAREQLIREKDRRARLQYERTVEERWKRLEEQRQKEEIRRAAVEEKRRQQLEEERERLEALMKRSLERSLQLEQRTKRWSRGCPTGAGDSENAPLPFSAASAFSHGIASPLPAASESAPCSPHRSPFCGSLNPADHNRAGLQGGSQSTPNTPKKERLRRDRRTASPGYGSPVRRSESPASIPKHLASPTTSKLATKMRAQSPNNAHQYHYSPTRHRPNLSTDNRKTEEVKVEKHSEQSKPETAVKKNTGISSTNLSSQAEKNAVNVEVTKSRSSKRETLDNNAEKNQSPDRKDHVSPKVDPSEKTLHSNAQDGDKKKESAQCTSASKAAAGTTNAEEATRLLAERRRQARAQKELEDKKREQEEEERLKEEQLRKQLALEQRQQEAKAQQVKEKVKNEAEDAQRLKQEEDKRKKEDHDKELQTQMDKEREKAKVQAQEDAERQRQDRELQAQQEEEERQLRKKRIEEIMKRTRKGEADLKDEQVETKPVSSPGDVKTVQTNAQVNVQAVKKVEFQVKEQVNTKECGLVKKDAAAAAAAAQMDNQKSSQMNNSTHQVTTTRSVPDKRPDSAGVLKQQGREAEMNVNKQHRANVKATDQINKETTKPTADAKVKQREGGMMNGAVKGEGGALMRSHVTAEVSKHASTAEEKAKGGSQVTVIRPSVTALPVRHLSPPVIKLEPLDVKGTGSCDEVQSMEVSPASKEELISIPEFSPINEIQHSSISNTRALEDLMDLTGSVAYPKLSSDGTMGDCNKNLIEGVVSPMSDSKLIGMSAPSSNKLSIQ, encoded by the exons ATGGCGAAGACAGTCGCATCAACCAATGCAATAACAG GTGAAAAGATGGAACCACCATCCATCACTCTACTTCCTGACAAGAGATCGCCGACTAACGGTCACAGCTCTCCTGCCCGAACTGGAAAAACTA TCCTGTGGCGCTGATGTCATTCCTCAAAGCTACATgtactctccctctctcctcctgtcatgGTGATCCCAGCTCCATCTAACACAGAGAAGAAGCCACACATAAATGGACATGCGTCCCCCTCACACTTAGCAGCGAATATCGCCAACAACCATGCAGGTAAACAAA TTGTAGAGGGTTATATGAAGACCGACGACAGGATGCGATTAGCCAAAGAGAGACGCGAGGAGAGGGAGCGAAGCCTGG CGGCCAGGGAGCAGCTGATCCGGGAGAAGGACCGCAGAGCTCGGCTGCAGTATGAACGTACAGTGGAGGAACGCTGGAAGcggctggaggagcagaggcagaaagaggagatccgcagagctgcagtggaggagaagaggaggcagcagctcgAGGAGGAGAGG GAGCGGCTGGAGGCCCTGATGAAACGCTCACTGGAGCGCAGCCTTCAGCTGGAGCAGAGAACCAAACGCTGGAGCAGAGGCTGCCCCACAGGAGCAG GTGACAGTGAGAATGCCCCACTCcctttctctgctgcctccgCCTTTTCCCATGGCATTGCCTCCCCCCTTCCTGCTGCCAGCGAATCTG CACCCTGCAGCCCTCACAGGTCACCTTTCTGCGGCTCACTCAACCCCGCAGATCACAACAGAGCTGGACTTCAGGGAGGCTCTCAGTCCACTCCCAATACCCCCAAG AAAGAGCGGCTACGCAGAGATCGAAGAACTGCGTCCCCAGGTTATGGATCCCCTGTGAGGAGATCTGAGTCCCCTGCTAGTATCCCCAAGCACTTAGCTTCCCCTACTACCTCCAA GCTGGCAACTAAGATGCGTGCCCAGTCTCCTAACAATGCACATCAGTATCATTACTCTCCTACAAGACATCGTCCAAACCTGTCAACTGATAATAGGAAAACAGAAGAAGTGAAGGtggaaaaacacagtgaacaatCCAAACCTGAGACCGCAGTGAAAAAGAATACTGGCATCAGCAGCACGAATCTATCTTCACAAGCTGAGAAGAATGCGGTCAACGTTGAGGTCACTAAATCCAGATCATCTAAACGTGAAACTCTTGATAACAATGCTGAGAAAAATCAGTCCCCTGACAGGAAGGACCACGTGTCTCCTAAAGTGGATCCGTCAGAGAAGACATTGCACAGCAACGCTCAGGATGGAGACAAGAAAAAAG AATCAGCGCAGTGCACATCTGCGTCGAAGGCGGCAGCTGGTACAACAAATGCAGAGGAGGCCACCAGGTTGCTGGCGGAGCGTAGGCGTCAGGCTCGAGCTCAAAAAGAACTGGAGGATAAAAAACGGgaacaagaggaagaagaaag ACTAAAGGAAGAACAGCTGAGAAAGCAACTTGCACTGGAGCAACGACAGCAGGAGGCAAAGGCTCAACAAGTGAAGGAGAAGGTGAAAAATGAGGCAGAAGATGCTCAAAGACTGAAACAAGAAGAAGACAAGCGAAAGAAGGAGGATCACGATAAGGAGCTTCAGACTCAGATGGACAAAGAG AGAGAAAAGGCTAAAGTCCAGGCTCAGGAGGATGCAGAGCGACAGCGGCAAGACAGAGAACTGCAGGCTcagcaagaagaagaggagagacaaCTGAGAAAAAAG AGAATTGAGGAGATCATGAAGAGAACTAGGAAGGGTGAAGCTGACTTGAAG GACGAACAGGTGGAGACGAAGCCTGTCTCCTCACCAG GTGATGTAAAGACTGTTCAAACTAATGCTCAGGTGAACGTGCAAGCAGTCAAAAAGGTTGAGTTTCAGGTTAAAGAGCAGGTCAATACGAAGGAGTGTGGCCTGGTGAAGAAggacgcagcagcagcagcagcagcagcacagatggACAATCAGAAGAGCTCACAAATGAACAACAGCACTCATCAAGTGACAACAACACGCAGTGTTCCTGACAAGAGACCGGACTCAGCCGGTGTCCTCAAGCAACAGGGAAGAGAGGCggaaatgaatgtaaacaagCAGCACCGAGCAAATGTTAAAGCCACAgaccaaataaataaagagacgACCAAGCCGACAGCAGATGCCAAAGTCAAGCAAAGGGAGGGTGGTATGATGAATGGAGCAGTGAAGGGTGAAGGAGGTGCCTTGATGAGAAGCCATGTAACTGCTGAGGTAAGCAAACATGCATCGACAGCTGAGGAAAAAGCTAAAGGAGGGTCCCAGGTGACGGTTATTAGACCCTCTGTGACAGCCCTGCCGGTGAGACACCTCTCCCCACCAGTCATCAAGCTGGAGCCACTAGATGTGAAGGGTACGGGGTCATGTGACGAGGTGCAGTCCATGGAGGTCAG cccTGCTTCAAAGGAGGAGCTGATCTCAATCCCAGAGTTCTCACCGATCAACGAAATCCAGCACAGCAGTATCAGTAACACTCGTGCCCTTGAAGATCTGATGGATCTGACGGGCAGTGTCGCCTACCCCAAACTGTCCTCTGACGGCACCATGGGCGACTGCAACAAGAACCTCATTGAGGGTGTTGTCAGTCCCATGTCAGACTCAAAGCTCATCGGGATGTCAGCCCCATCCTCAAATAAACTTAGCATCCAGTAG